The Brassica napus cultivar Da-Ae chromosome C7, Da-Ae, whole genome shotgun sequence genome has a segment encoding these proteins:
- the BNACNNG00400D gene encoding uncharacterized CRM domain-containing protein At3g25440, chloroplastic isoform X2, whose product MTAEEKILNKLRKARKKEERLVETMKKLEPSESSETTHDPEILTPEEHFYFLKMGLKCKNYVPVGRRGIYQGVILNMHLHWKKHQTLQVVIKTFTPEEVNEIAVELARLTGGIVLDVHEGDTIIMYRGKNYVQPPTEIMSPRVTLPRKKALDKSKCRDALRAVRKYIPRLEQELELLQAQCEASKGDSPSVVKIDDDDDDDQRSEELKKIIERSQECFEDEKEEEEEELATDSDLSDIFETDSESENDKAERPLFLEEFEKFPAINNKVGEDEEEDFGDPRKTKSRDDKEDESPDFDEVDKMFLRAASLLKKKRR is encoded by the exons ATGACTGCTGAAGAAAAGATTCTCAACAAACTAAGAAAG GCTCGTAAGAAAGAGGAACGACTTGTggagacgatgaagaagctggaaCCTTCAGAGTCATCTGAAACGACGCATGACCCTGAGATCTTGACACCTGAGGAGCATTTCTATTTTCTGAAAATGGGTTTGAAGTGTAAGAACTATGTTCCTGTTGGGAGACGTGGGATCTACCAAGGAGTGATTCTGAACATGCATCTTCACTGGAAGAAGCATCAGACGCTACAGGTTGTCATCAAAACGTTTACTCCGGAGGAAGTCAATGAGATCGCTGTTGAGTTAGCTAGGTTGACTGGTGGGATCGTGCTTGATGTTCATGAAGGGGACACCATTATTATGTACAGAGGCAAGAACTATGTCCAGCCTCCGACTGAGATCATGTCTCCAAGGGTTACTCTCCCGAGAAAAAAGGCTTTGGACAAATCCAAATGTAGGGATGCGCTTCGTGCTGTTAGAAAGTATATTCCGAGGCTTGAACAAGAGCTTGAGTTGCTTCAAGCGCAATGTGAGGCTAGTAAGGGAGACTCTCCGAGTGTAGTCaagattgatgatgatgatgatgatgatcaaaggtCGGAAGAGTTGAAGAAGATTATAGAAAGAAGCCAAGAGTGTTTTGAggatgagaaagaagaagaagaagaagaattggcAACGGATTCTGACCTTTCTGATATATTTGAGACTGATTCGGAATCAGAGAACGACAAGGCAGAGCGGCCGCTTTTTCTTGAGGAGTTTGAGAAATTTCCAGCTATAAACAACAAGGtaggagaagacgaagaagaggaTTTTGGGGATCCAAGGAAAACTAAATCAAGAGATGATAAGGAGGATGAGTCTCCAGATTTTGATGAGGTGGACAAGATGTTTCTTCGGGCTGCTTCACttttaaagaagaaaagacGATGA
- the BNACNNG00400D gene encoding uncharacterized CRM domain-containing protein At3g25440, chloroplastic isoform X1, with product MVIPTAARVSTSMSVLLRRNYRQLWSLASSPSSNSIPPRTISSGNLLCKVLLNESCQEPAWKARYFLTSSSWFHSTPSHETTSNPENSSSQDGVSPTKPKRKKLKGKRAVVRWLKFFRWKKKKEVERMTAEEKILNKLRKARKKEERLVETMKKLEPSESSETTHDPEILTPEEHFYFLKMGLKCKNYVPVGRRGIYQGVILNMHLHWKKHQTLQVVIKTFTPEEVNEIAVELARLTGGIVLDVHEGDTIIMYRGKNYVQPPTEIMSPRVTLPRKKALDKSKCRDALRAVRKYIPRLEQELELLQAQCEASKGDSPSVVKIDDDDDDDQRSEELKKIIERSQECFEDEKEEEEEELATDSDLSDIFETDSESENDKAERPLFLEEFEKFPAINNKVGEDEEEDFGDPRKTKSRDDKEDESPDFDEVDKMFLRAASLLKKKRR from the exons ATGGTGATACCGACGGCGGCTAGGGTTTCGACATCGATGTCAGTACTGTTACGCCGTAATTATCGGCAGCTATGGTCGTTGGCCTCTTCCCCCAGCTCTAATTCCATCCCTCCTCGCACTATCAG CTCTGGTAATCTTTTGTGCAAGGTTTTGCTTAACGAGTCTTGTCAAGAACCTGCATGGAAAGCTAGATACTTCTTGACATCCTCCTCTTGGTTTCATTCTACTCCATCTCATGAGACCACGAGCAACCCTGAGAACAGTTCGAGTCAAGATGGAGTATCTCCTACAAAACCCAAGAGGAAAAAGCTCAAAGGTAAACGTGCGGTTGTGCGGTGGCTCAAGTTTTTccggtggaagaagaagaaagaggttGAAAGAATGACTGCTGAAGAAAAGATTCTCAACAAACTAAGAAAG GCTCGTAAGAAAGAGGAACGACTTGTggagacgatgaagaagctggaaCCTTCAGAGTCATCTGAAACGACGCATGACCCTGAGATCTTGACACCTGAGGAGCATTTCTATTTTCTGAAAATGGGTTTGAAGTGTAAGAACTATGTTCCTGTTGGGAGACGTGGGATCTACCAAGGAGTGATTCTGAACATGCATCTTCACTGGAAGAAGCATCAGACGCTACAGGTTGTCATCAAAACGTTTACTCCGGAGGAAGTCAATGAGATCGCTGTTGAGTTAGCTAGGTTGACTGGTGGGATCGTGCTTGATGTTCATGAAGGGGACACCATTATTATGTACAGAGGCAAGAACTATGTCCAGCCTCCGACTGAGATCATGTCTCCAAGGGTTACTCTCCCGAGAAAAAAGGCTTTGGACAAATCCAAATGTAGGGATGCGCTTCGTGCTGTTAGAAAGTATATTCCGAGGCTTGAACAAGAGCTTGAGTTGCTTCAAGCGCAATGTGAGGCTAGTAAGGGAGACTCTCCGAGTGTAGTCaagattgatgatgatgatgatgatgatcaaaggtCGGAAGAGTTGAAGAAGATTATAGAAAGAAGCCAAGAGTGTTTTGAggatgagaaagaagaagaagaagaagaattggcAACGGATTCTGACCTTTCTGATATATTTGAGACTGATTCGGAATCAGAGAACGACAAGGCAGAGCGGCCGCTTTTTCTTGAGGAGTTTGAGAAATTTCCAGCTATAAACAACAAGGtaggagaagacgaagaagaggaTTTTGGGGATCCAAGGAAAACTAAATCAAGAGATGATAAGGAGGATGAGTCTCCAGATTTTGATGAGGTGGACAAGATGTTTCTTCGGGCTGCTTCACttttaaagaagaaaagacGATGA
- the LOC106402671 gene encoding poly(A)-specific ribonuclease PARN-like, with translation MPMLLKMQRRFLSASAGNSKTLNNRRWSVKQVTKSNFKSSLDEFRTSIESSDFVALSLQNTGSYAAAWHRVSAIDTPQTSYLKAKYAAERYQIFQFALCPFSLRGSKLTVHPYNFYLFPRDELKLGMPSYSFSCQASRLTAMAREGFDFNTCIYEGISYLSREQESASKFLSGNPILPDPITVPSSPSTVADTVFVGRIRSRVKSWRQSCIDSSSKTGDDDLVSSLRKLVLGSEQYGSRLCLTIDVCSERQVQLILEMLTEFSGDVVPLLVASKSRGTQAVRTVFMSSKEDKDLFKRELQDLENEENQRVRGFREVVDLISSSQKPVVSQNYLSDFTSIHAKFLGPLPSNVDDFSSSLSSAFPNFVDLSQLMKEISPLSNISNLPAAMSSLNRFFAPVDVEVANQGCAANPDEGNQMHGQNVVMISQLFAKLSTIQKSDKSPARSNEDLQALDSAEHANSITSNDENVKVWSKNSRRVSSENLVFIWGLSKKMTAAMLKNVLQKSHAVFAQEFDVKYLDRSCAVVVFWESGSSETFLREVNNEEQLVGSLREMVAEGLRVAGYETYRRACRLGFWEADLAEALDKTLESSDTDRDLDTKPSDISWSSELTINFDEL, from the exons ATGCCGATGCTGCTGAAAATGCAAAGGCGCTTTCTTTCCGCTTCCGCCGGCAATAgtaaaaccctaaataatcgGAGATGGAGTGTGAAGCAGGTCACAAAATCCAACTTCAAATCCTCTCTTGATGAGTTTCGCACTTCCATCGAATCTTCAGACTTCGTAGCCCTCTCCCTACAGAACACCGGCTCCTACGCCGCCGCCTGGCACCGTGTCTCCGCCATTGATACACCTCAGACGAGTTATTTGAAGGCTAAATACGCCGCCGAACGCTACCAGATCTTCCAGTTCGCTCTCTGTCCCTTCTCCCTTCGCGGCTCCAAGCTCACCGTTCACCC ATATAACTTCTATTTGTTTCCCCGAGATGAATTGAAGTTAGGAATGCCTTCTTATAGCTTCTCTTGTCAAGCTTCTCGTTTAACGGCCATGGCTAGGGAAGGGTTTGATTTCAACACCTGTATCTATGAAG GGATCTCGTACTTGTCCAGAGAACAAGAATCTGCGTCCAAGTTTCTGTCAGGGAATCCGATTTTACCTGATCCCATCACCGTACCTTCTTCTCCATCCACTGTAGCTGATACTGTGTTTGTTGGAAGGATAAGGTCACGCGTCAAAAGTTGGAGACAGTCTTGTATTGACTCCAGCTCAAAGACAGGAGATG ATGATTTGGTGAGCTCTCTGAGGAAACTGGTGTTGGGGAGTGAGCAGTATGGTTCAAGGTTATGCTTGACTATTGATGTCTGCAGTGAGCGCCAAGTGCAACTCATCTTAGAG ATGTTGACCGAGTTCTCTGGTGATGTTGTCCCTCTACTCGTTGCTTCTAAGAGCAGAGGAACACAAGCAGTTCGTACTGTCTTCATGAGTTCGAAGGAGGACAAGGATCTTTTTAAG AGAGAGCTTCAAGATCTTGAAAATGAAGAGAACCAGCGAGTTCGTGGCTTCCGAGAAGTGGTTGATTTGATTTCTTCTTCACAGAAACCTGTTGTTTCTCAGAATTATCTTAGCG ATTTCACTTCTATTCATGCCAAATTCTTAGGTCCTCTACCTTCAAATGTTGATGACTTCAGCAGTTCACTGAGCTCAGCCTTTCCCAACTTCGTGGATCTCAGTCAACTCATGAAAGAAATTAGCCCCTTAAGTAATATAAGTAATCTTCCTGCAGCTATGTCCTCCTTGAATCGGTTCTTTGCTCCTGTGGATGTGGAAGTAGCAAATCAAG GATGTGCGGCCAACCCAGACGAAGGCAATCAGATGCATGGACAGAATGTTGTGATGATATCTCAGCTTTTTGCTAAACTAAGTACCATCCAGAAATCAGATAAATCCCCTGCTCGATCAAATGAAGATCTCCAAGCTTTGGATTCTGCTGAACATGCAAATTCAATCACCTCAAACGATGAAAATGTCAAAGTCTGGTCAAAGAACAGCAGGAGAGTAAGCTCTGAGAATTTGGTGTTCATATGGGGACTGTCGAAAAAGATGACAGCTGCAATGCTGAAGAATGTTCTACAAAAGTCGCACGCTGTTTTTGCGCAAGAGTTTGATGTTAAATACTTAGACAGGAGCTGTGCGGTTGTGGTGTTTTGGGAGTCAGGTTCCTCGGAGACTTTCCTCAGGGAGGTTAACAATGAAGAGCAGCTTGTTGGTTCTTTAAGAGAGATGGTCGCAGAAGGGCTAAGAGTAGCAGGTTATGAGACTTACAGGAGAGCATGTAGATTAGGTTTCTGGGAGGCTGACTTAGCAGAAGCTCTAGACAAAACATTGGAATCTTCAGATACTGATCGTGATTTAGACACCAAACCATCAGATATTAGTTGGTCGAGCGAGTTAACTATCAATTTTGATGAGCTATGA